A stretch of Ipomoea triloba cultivar NCNSP0323 chromosome 13, ASM357664v1 DNA encodes these proteins:
- the LOC116001229 gene encoding dynein light chain 1, cytoplasmic-like, producing MSEDSQRNDGGALVAKTFAADDRKYASPPASSITVSKKVIIKSADMKDDMQKEAVDIAIAAFEKNSLEKDVAEHIKEFDKKHGPIYPTAMAAGLGSSTQT from the exons ATGAGCGAAGATTCCCAGAGAAATGATGGCGGAGCTCTCGTGGCCAAGACGTTCGCCGCCGACGATCGGAAATATGCATCCCCGCCGGCGTCTTCTATTACCGTGTCCAAGAAGGTCATCATCAAAAGTGCCGATATGAAGGACGATATGCAGAAAGAAGCCGTCGACATCGCTATTGCG GCATTTGAGAAGAACAGCTTGGAGAAGGATGTAGCTGAGCATATAAAGGAGTTCGATAAGAAGCATGGCCCAATTTACCCGACTGCCATGGCCGCCGGACTCGGGTCAAGCACACAAACCTGA